From one Anopheles bellator chromosome 1, idAnoBellAS_SP24_06.2, whole genome shotgun sequence genomic stretch:
- the LOC131205622 gene encoding cytochrome c oxidase subunit 5A, mitochondrial produces the protein MLRFAAGRVLGGLRSAAGLQQSSTQSMVGAAGMVVRASHSTETDEEFDNRYEAYFNRPEIDAWEARKAMNDLLGMDLVPEPKIIVSALKACRRLNDYALAIRFLEGVKDKCGDKTNEIYPYLLQEVRPTLTELGIDTPEELGYDQPELALKSVYDMH, from the coding sequence ATGCTCCGATTTGCCGCTGGTCGTGTCCTCGGTGGACTGCGCAGTGCTGCGGGATTGCAGCAGAGCAGCACGCAATCGATGGTCGGAGCTGCCGGCATGGTGGTGCGCGCTTCGCATAGCACCGAAACGGACGAGGAGTTCGACAACCGCTACGAGGCCTACTTCAACCGGCCGGAGATTGACGCCTGGGAAGCCCGAAAGGCAATGAACGATTTGCTTGGAATGGACTTGGTGCCGGAACCGAAAATCATCGTCTCCGCACTGAAGGCGTGCCGTCGGTTGAACGATTATGCGCTGGCCATTCGCTTCCTGGAGGGTGTGAAGGACAAGTGCGGCGACAAAACCAACGAAATCTATCCGTATCTGCTCCAGGAGGTGCGCCCGACACTGACCGAGCTTGGCATCGATACACCCGAGGAGCTGGGCTACGATCAGCCCGAGCTGGCCCTGAAGTCGGTTTACGATATGCACTAG
- the LOC131216288 gene encoding syntaxin-18: MDITSLFKASVKTVRLKLPPDSIRQPDKNRILRKKKTNTHELWDRAKSLKHQVTLLRNFLLENRTSYMRLAEHLKNSSPQMTNDERDLIDRESDKILSTTAQLVKELRLEWVDLRVDQQLKEFLSLVIDSLAEYANAIRKISHEQRQFRLRRQMETIGYVKLQPKMKTEPLSAPLEPDPVIGTVATSASKRSDVVDTGHRSVEKTVTAQSMDDLEDSTMDEENEANDLSPEDIQMFESENVQLYNELKGLSEEVEQIQRNVCDIAHLQDIFSEKISLQKTDVDRISTTVVGTTENMKDANEQIGQAIRRNAGLRVWVLFFLIVMSFTLLFLDWYND, encoded by the exons ATGGACATTACCTCCCTCTTTAAGGCCTCGGTGAAAACGGTGCGCCTAAAGTTGCCCCCCGACAGCATCCGGCAGCCGGACAAAAATCGCATTCTACGCAAAAAGAAGACGAACACGCACGAGCTATGGGATCGGGCCAAATCGCTCAAACACCAGGTAACGCTGCTGAGGAACTTTCTGCTGGAGAATCGCACATCCTACATGCGGTTGGCGGAGCACCTGAAAAATTCGAGTCCACAGATGACCAACGACGAGCGGGATCTAATCGATCGTGAGTCGGATAAAATCCTCTCCACCACGGCGCAGCTGGTGAAGGAGTTGCGCCTTGAGTGGGTCGATCTACGGGTAGACCAGCAACTGAAGGAATTTTTGAGTCTGGTCATCGATAGCCTGGCGGAGTACGCAAATGCTATCCGAAAGATTTCACACGAACAGCGGCAGTTTCGACTTCGGCGTCAAATGGAAACGATTGGGTACGTGAAGCTACagccaaaaatgaaaacggagCCCCTCAGTGCACCACTCGAACCGGACCCGGTGATCGGCACCGTAGCCACGTCAGCTTCCAAACGTTCGGATGTGGTAGACACCGGACACCGTAGTGTGGAGAAAACGGTTACCGCACAGTCAATGGACGATCTGGAGGACAGCACAATGGATGAAGAGAACGAGGCCAACGATCTTAGCCCCGAGGACATTCAGATGTTTGAGTCGGAAAATGTTCAACTTTACAACGAGCTCAAAGGCCTGTCGGAGGAAGTGGAGCAGATACAGCGCAACGTGTGCGATATTGCACACCTGCAGGACATTTTCTCCGAAAAG ATATCATTGCAAAAGACGGACGTCGATCGAATATCTACCACCGTGGTAGGAACGACGGAAAATATGAAAGACGCCAACGAACAGATCGGGCAAGCTATTCGGCGCAACGCCGGCCTGCGTGTTTGGGTGCTGTTCTTTCTCATTGTAATGTCCTTTACGCTCCTGTTTTTGGATTGGTACAATGACTAA
- the LOC131206023 gene encoding transketolase-like protein 2, translating to MPSYHKPEAKTIQELRDIAHKLRIDSINATQASKSGHPTSCASIAEIMSVLFFHTMRYKISAPRDPSSDRFILSKGHAAPILYAAWAEAGLFPVEDLLNLRKIDSDLEGHPTPRLNFIDVGTGSLGQGVAVACGMAYVGKNIDHADHRTYVLVGDGESAEGSIWESLHFAGHYKLNNLCVIFDVNRLGQSEPTSLQHQMDVYRKRLDAFGFNAIVVDGHDVEELCKAFFEASSVTDRPTAIIAKTYKGKHFPNIEDLENWHGKPLGDAAAGVVEHLRKQIRNPGPITVTPPSPHKDSAPKVSIKGVALATPPAYQKGEKVATRLAYGTALAKIAMNNDRVIALDGDTKNSTYSDKLRKAFPERFIECFIAEQNLVGVAIGAACRDRTVAFVSTFATFFTRAFDQIRMGAISQTNVNFVGSHCGVSIGEDGPSQMGLEDIAMFRAIPGSTVFYPADAVSAERAVEMAANTPGVCFIRTSRPNTDVIYDNNEKFEIGHAKVVKQSANDSVLLIGAGITLYEALDAAKDLEKSGIHCRVMDPFTVKPLDKEAIIKHGSQCGGRVVVVEDHYKQGGLGEAVLSALAEQRNFVVKHLAVEKLPRSGPPAVLVDMFGISARSVVAAVQEIIKM from the exons ATGCCTTCTTATCACAAACCGGAAGCCAAGACGATCCAGGAGCTGAGGGATATCGCCCACAAGCTGCGTATCGATTCGATTAACGCCACTCAGGCATCGAAATCTGG TCATCCTACATCATGTGCGTCGATCGCGGAAATCATGTCGGTACTGTTCTTCCACACGATGCGGTACAAAATCTCTGCTCCGCGCGATCCATCATCGGATCGGTTCATCCTGTCGAAGGGCCACGCGGCTCCGATTCTGTATGCGGCCTGGGCCGAAGCTGGCCTGTTTCCCGTGGAGGACCTGTTGAACCTGCGCAAGATTGACTCCGACCTCGAGGGTCACCCAACGCCCAGATTGAACTTTATCGACGTGGGCACCGGTTCGCTGGGGCAAGGAGTGGCGGTGGCATGCGGTATGGCGTATGTGGGCAAGAACATTGACCACGCCGACCATCGGACGTACGTGCTCGTCGGTGATGGTGAGTCGGCCGAGGGTTCGATTTGGGAGTCGCTTCACTTTGCCGGCCACTACAAGCTGAACAATCTGTGTGTGATCTTCGATGTGAACCGACTCGGCCAGTCGGAACCGACTTCGCTCCAGCACCAGATGGATGTGTACCGGAAGCGCTTGGATGCGTTCGGTTTCAATGCAATCGTCGTCGACGGACACGACGTCGAAGAGCTGTGCAAGGCCTTCTTCGAAGCATCCTCCGTCACCGATCGGCCAACggccatcatcgccaaaaCGTACAAAGGCAAGCACTTCCCGAACATTGAAGATCTGGAGAACTGGCACGGCAAGCCGCTTGGAGATGCCGCGGCAGGCGTGGTCGAGCATTTGCGCAAGCAGATCCGAAATCCGGGCCCGATCACCGTGACTCCTCCTTCACCGCACAAGGACAGCGCGCCGAAGGTATCGATCAAGGGTGTCGCACTCGCGACTCCACCGGCGTACCAGAAGGGTGAGAAAGTGGCGACACGGTTGGCGTACGGTACCGCTCTGGCCAAGATCGCTATGAACAATGATCGCGTGATCGCGCTCGATGGCGACACGAAGAACTCTACCTACTCGGATAAGCTACGCAAAGCGTTCCCGGAGCGCTTCATCGAGTGCTTCATTGCGGAACAGAATCTGGTCGGTGTCGCGATCGGAGCCGCTTGCCGCGATCGTACCGTCGCTTTCGTATCCACCTTTGCCACGTTCTTTACGCGCGCTTTCGATCAGATCCGCATGGGTGCCATCTCACAGACGAACGTAAATTTTGTTGGCTCTCACTGCGGTGTCAGCATCGGTGAGGACGGTCCGAGTCAGATGGGGCTGGAGGATATTGCTATGTTCCGTGCCATACCGGGCAGCACCGTGTTCTATCCGGCCGATGCCGTCAGCGCGGAGCGTGCCGTCGAGATGGCGGCTAATACGCCAGGCGTGTGCTTCATTCGTACTTCGCGCCCGAATACGGACGTTATTTACGACAATAACGAAAAGTTTGAG ATTGGTCACGCCAAGGTGGTTAAGCAGAGCGCAAACGACTCGGTTCTTCTTATTGGTGCCGGTATCACGCTGTACGAAGCCCTGGACGCGGCTAAGGACCTGGAGAAGAGTGGAATCCACTGTCGCGTGATGGATCCGTTCACGGTTAAGCCGCTGGACAAAGAGGCAATCATAAAACACGGTAGCCAGTGCGGTGGTCGCGTTGTGGTGGTCGAAGATCATTACAA GCAAGGCGGCTTGGGTGAGGCAGTCCTGTCGGCGCTTGCAGAGCAGAGGAACTTCGTTGTGAAGCATCTGGCCGTCGAGAAACTGCCACGGTCCGGCCCTCCGGCCGTGCTGGTTGATATGTTTGGCATTTCGGCACGCTCTGTTGTGGCCGCCGTGCAAGAAATCATCAAGATGTAA
- the LOC131206022 gene encoding protein mini spindles, giving the protein MEEDTEYKKLPIDERCVHKLWKARVDGYEEAAKVFRTIDDEKSPEWNKYLGLIKKFVADSNAVAQEKGLETALVFVENSGNAGKTVGEVMSGIVAKCIGAPKTKTKELAVQITLMYIEIERQDVVLEELLKGTEQKNPKIVAACVAAVTLALREFGSKVLNIKPIVKRLPAILTDRDKSVRDESKTLTVEIYRWIGAAFKSQIASLPPVLLAELEAEFEKIGNEKATPVRYLRSQQEKQLQIAAAAAVDGVEGEDEDDGGAGGGEAGEDIDPLDLIDPVDILSKLPKDFYEKLEAKKWQERKESLEALETLLQNPKLQPGEYGDVVRALKKVITKDTNVVLVALGGKCLAMLAKGLGKKFNTYAGACVPAILEKFKEKKSNVVTALRDAIDVIYPSTTLESILEDVLEALGNKNPNVKMETASFLARSFTKTLPTALSKKIIKPLVAALLKTLNESDPSVRDASADAIGTAMKLVGEKSIAPYLTEVDALKMAKIKECCERAVITIKIPAARKERPATAPPKATSVMSGGATVKKAPSETRIGSGGGTTMPRPSTATVGGGGTIKKVVSGGVKKSPTGSSLGGGRGSGSKGGAQTQMPANTEKDLSQEEIDERAAELLPADAVAGLIDANWKTRLGAVESFASAIQLLEVKPVQSGLSQVLLRSLAKKPGLKDTNFQVLKIKLDTVRVIVERFGITTTTADYLLTDVTEKLADAKNGVGAAAALTAMAEGGARLDYTVQRVMEFAFEQQKSPKVQQEALVWVATALREFGFQVEPKALLETARKAVQSINPAVRTAGIALLGTLYLYMGQPLTMFFDSEKPALKQQIMAEFERCAGQRPPAPTRGGSKTNGGAADDDEDEGGGGDDSSPPMINVNDLLPRIDISGQITEALLAELSDKNWKTRNEGLVRLQTIISEAKLIKSSLGDLPQVLAARLVDSNAKIAQTSVEICQQMAIAMGPPCRQYVRAFFPGFLKGLGDSKSFIRSACLACINTWGEQAGYKDFFDGEMIADALKTGSPALRTELYGWLAERLPLAAPKSISKDELLAILPHLYTHITDRSADVRKNANDTVLGVMMHLGYDAMVKALDKQKPISRKDIQAALDKARPSLPVKAVPVVKAAPAVASGGEEAKGLKLKPPKSAGASGAAGSGRAGAAGSGGSADKVGTGGSSGGLGSGGSSSRTKKDEDADSAAPLLAMNGLKKQRFTDEQKLKVLKWSFTTPREEFNELLREQMQAASVNKGLVVNMFHDDFRYHLKVIDALMEDLSTNEEALICNLDLVMKWLSLRFYDTNPSVLLKGLEYLNQVFQRLVDRRYVLADIEGSSFVPHLLVKIGDPKDVVRNGVRTLLRQICQLYPFSKVFVFIMDALKSKNARQRAECLDELGYLIETYGLTVCQPTQPVALKEIARHISDRDNAVRNAALNAVVQAYFLAGEKIYKLIGQLSEKDLSMLDERIKRSKKASILPGAAAAKKVSTAIPTSAIGGLNDVTIVGKIDMAPPAEQAAQLGAVDGGGDEAMDEDETMVPEQAVMVAVNMKANGPESLQPRVSKGPFKLDENVIAEIERSWVRADDLGKTVVNPMDDSFIYEDLKLIAVNGVTYPPEKFQQLITGHQLTSGLGGTGSSPVHHMIPTNNTIRTSLEGSGVMAKAKTSPPAVPSLTDALPKLDQNLVCIIRGIANTDMYAAHAAMNELSDIMQSQEKQAVLRGYEEMYIQSVLQQFKIIQQKPLAESITIYQPLLHSIFLFFASKSLGKHLSIASIKNIISVLLGLMADNRLATQFLELDAQFVKVVNGICLKILDRTNFTYMNCALIRLLKESCQTSCLPKFTDLQMKCIWRNVKVIPDRLAELDYEAVLLEVHEFMLTLPPAWWGTRPSDMPLRTVKTIIHNMTKIKGNAILQHLNTIPTHSELHSYVLRILKNFNKESGNAGATTGGSTASERTSTAGATVQQQSTLITSDNNNHGPRSMLSGGGDGDQKYIATDATSAEGTQNKQNPDFWMDHLSHMLKKSPVSQQQRVGMPGAAGTQLSFDGATLTASGVPGVGAGGVSGSKLTDENLNLNQLDESNFTGAPISGPLTSHRRELLQQKLEQLKQHK; this is encoded by the exons ATGGAGGAGGACACCGAGTATAAGAAGCTACCGATCGACGAGCGGTGTGTCCACAAGCTGTGGAAGGCGCGCGTCGATGGGTACGAGGAAGCGGCCAAGGTGTTTCGCACGATCGACGATGAGAAATCGCCCGAATGGAACAAGTATCTCGGGTTGATCAAAAAGTTTGTCGCCGACAGCAATGCGGTAGCACAGGAGAAGGGTCTCGAAACGGCGCTCGTGTTTGTCGAGAACAGCGGCAATGCAGGAAAAACGGTGGGCGAAGTGATGAGCGGCATCGTGGCCAAGTGTATCGGTGCACCCAAGACAAAAACGAAGGAACTGGCGGTGCAGATCACGCTGATGTACATCGAAATTGAGCGGCAGGATGTGGTACTTGAGGAACTTCTGAAAGGAACGGAACAAAAGAATCCGAAAATTGTGGCTGCCTGCGTTGCCGCGGTAACGCTTGCGTTGCGCGAGTTCGGTAGCAAGGTGTTGAACATTAAACCAATCGTGAAACGCCTTCCGGCCATCCTGACCGATCGCGATAAGAGCGTACGCGATGAGTCGAAAACACTGACCGTGGAGATCTATCGGTGGATCGGGGCGGCCTTCAAATCACAGATTGCTTCATTGCCGCCCGTCCTACTAGCTGAATTGGAAGCGGAGTTCGAGAAGATTGGCAACGAGAAGGCTACTCCGGTGCGGTATCTGCGCTCGCAGCAGGAAAAACAGCTCCAgattgcggcggcggcggccgtcgatGGTGTCGAAGGTgaagacgaggacgatggtggCGCGGGAGGTGGCGAAGCAGGGGAAGACATCGATCCACTCGATCTAATCGATCCGGTTGACATCCTGTCGAAGCTGCCGAAGGATTTCTACGAAAAGCTTGAAGCGAAAAAGTGGCAAGAACGTAAGGAATCGCTCGAGGCACTCGAAACGCTTCTACAGAACCCAAAACTACAGCCCGGCGAATATGGCGACGTAGTGCGAGCATTGAAGAAGGTTATTACGAAAGACACAAACGTGGTCCTGGTGGCGCTCGGCGGCAAGTGTTTGGCCATGCTAGCCAAGGGCCTTGGGAAGAAGTTCAACACTTATGCAGGG GCATGCGTTCCGGCAATTTTGGAAAAGttcaaagaaaagaaatcaaacgtTGTGACTGCACTGCGGGACGCCATCGATGTCATTTACCCCTCAACAACGCTTGAATCGATCCTCGAGGACGTCCTGGAGGCACTCGGGAATAAAAATCCGaacgtgaaaatggaaacggcaTCCTTTCTGGCACGATCGTTCACCAAAACTCTCCCAACGGCGCTGTCGAAAAAGATCATTAAACCGCTGGTGGCTGCGTTGCTTAAAACGCTCAACGAATCAGATCCATCCGTGCGGGACGCTTCTGCGGATGCGATTGGTACCGCGATGAAATTGGTCGGCGAGAAGAGCATCGCTCCGTACCTAACCGAGGTGGACGCACTGAAGATGGCCAAAATTAAAGAGTGTTGCGAAAGAGCTGTCATAACGATAAAAATACCCGCTGCACGGAAGGAACGGCCAGCGACTGCACCACCAAAGGCAACCTCGGTTATGAGTGGCGGCGCCACCGTAAAGAAGGCCCCTTCGGAGACAAGAATAgggagcggcggcggtacAACTATGCCGCGACCATCCACGGCCACTGTCGGTGGCGGAGGAACGATCAAAAAGGTCGTGTCTGGTGGTGTAAAAAAGAGTCCCACCGGAAGTTCGTTGGGTGGTGGCCGAGGTAGCGGCTCGAAGGGAGGAGCACAAACGCAAATGCCAGCGAATACGGAGAAAGATCTTTCACAGGAGGAGATCGATGAGCGGGCAGCAGAACTGCTTCCTGCCGATGCTGTCGCGGGGCTGATCGATGCTAACTGGAAAACTCGCCTCGGTGCGGTCGAATCTTTCGCTAGCGCCATCCAACTGCTCGAAGTAAAGCCAGTGCAAAGTGGCCTCTCACAGGTGTTGCTAAGGTCGTTGGCCAAAAAGCCCGGCCTGAAGGACACCAACTTTCAAGTGCTGAAGATCAAGCTCGACACGGTTCGTGTGATCGTCGAACGGTTCGGCATCACGACTACCACCGCTGACTATCTGCTAACGGATGTGACGGAGAAGCTGGCCGATGCAAAGAACGGAGTCGGTGCCGCGGCTGCCCTTACCGCTATGGCTGAAGGTGGTGCACGGCTTGATTACACCGTGCAACGTGTGATGGAGTTTGCATTCGAACAGCAAAAGTCGCCAAAAGTGCAGCAAGAGGCCTTGGTCTGGGTGGCGACAGCGCTACGAGAGTTTGGGTTTCAGGTCGAACCAAAGGCGCTGCTCGAGACTGCCCGGAAAGCTGTCCAAAGTATTAACCCTGCGGTCCGCACAGCAGGTATTGCGTTGCTCGGGACGCTCTATCTGTACATGGGACAACCGTTGACAATGTTTTTCGACAGCGAGAAACCTGCCCTCAAGCAACAGATAATGGCCGAGTTTGAGCGGTGTGCCGGCCAACGACCGCCTGCGCCGACACGAGGCGGTTCGAAGACAAACGGTGGCGCGGCagatgacgatgaggacgaggGCGGTGGTGGGGATGATTCTTCCCCTCCGATGATAAATGTAAACGATCTGTTGCCACGGATCGACATATCGGGTCAAATAACGGAAGCTTTGCTGGCCGAGCTGTCGGATAAGAACTGGAAAACACGCAACGAAGGCCTAGTTCGGTTGCAAACGATCATCTCGGAGGCAAAACTGATAAAATCCTCCCTGGGCGATCTACCCCAAGTGCTGGCGGCCCGGCTTGTGGACAGCAATGCGAAGATCGCTCAAACGTCGGTCGAAATCTGTCAACAGATGGCCATCGCGATGGGCCCGCCGTGTCGCCAGTACGTGCGCGCCTTCTTCCCCGGCTTTCTGAAGGGACTGGGCGACAGCAAGAGCTTCATTCGGAGCGCTTGCCTGGCTTGCATCAACACGTGGGGCGAGCAGGCGGGTTATAAGGACTTTTTCGACGGGGAAATGATTGCCGACGCACTCAAGACGGGTAGTCCGGCCTTGCGAACCGAACTGTACGGATGGTTGGCGGAACGATTGCCACTGGCGGCACCGAAAAGTATCTCGAAGGACGAACTATTGGCGATCTTGCCTCACCTTTACACACACATTACCGATCGGAGTGCGGACGTACGCAAAAACGCCAACGACACGGTGTTGGGCGTGATGATGCATCTCGGGTACGACGCGATGGTAAAGGCACTCGACAAACAGAAACCCATTTCTCGGAAGGACATTCAGGCGGCTCTCGATAAGGCTCGGCCTAGTCTACCAGTGAAGGCGGTACCGGTTGTCAAGGCTGCACCAGCAGTGGCTTCCGGCGGAGAGGAGGCTAAGGGACTGAAGCTGAAGCCACCGAAATCGGCTGGAGCATCCGGTGCGGCAGGCAGTGGCCGCGCTGGAGCTGCCGGAAGTGGTGGATCAGCAGATAAAGTCGGAACAGGTGGCAGTTCCGGTGGATTGGGCAGCGGAGGAAGCTCATCGCGAACAAAGAAAGACGAAGATGCCGATTCTGCAGCTCCGCTTTTGGCAATGAATGGCCTCAAGAAGCAGCGCTTTACCGACGAACAAAAGCTGAAGGTTTTGAAGTGGTCGTTCACGACGCCGCGCGAAGAGTTCAACGAGCTGCTGCGCGAACAAATGCAGGCGGCCAGCGTGAACAAGGGGCTGGTGGTGAACATGTTTCACGACGACTTTCGCTACCACCTGAAGGTGATCGACGCCCTAATGGAGGATCTGTCGACGAACGAAGAAGCGCTCATCTGCAATCTGGACTTGGTAATGAAGTGGCTATCGTTGCGCTTCTACGACACCAATCCGTCGGTGTTGTTGAAGGGACTCGAGTATCTGAACCAGGTTTTCCAGCGATTGGTAGACCGACGGTACGTGCTGGCAGACATTGAGGGTAGCTCGTTTGTGCCGCATCTATTGGTGAAGATTGGCGACCCGAAGGATGTTGTGCGGAACGGTGTGCGGACACTACTCCGACAGATCTGCCAACTCTACCCGTTCTCAAAGGTGTTCGTGTTCATCATGGATGCGCTCAAGTCGAAGAATGCCCGCCAGCGGGCAGAGTGCCTGGATGAGCTGGGTTATCTGATTGAAACGTACGGTCTGACGGTTTGCCAACCGACGCAACCGGTCGCGTTGAAGGAGATCGCACGCCACATATCCGACCGGGACAATGCCGTTCGCAACGCGGCTCTCAACGCGGTTGTACAGGCGTACTTTTTGGCCGGAGAAAAGATCTACAAACTAATTGGCCAATTGTCGGAGAAGGATCTATCCATGCTGGACGAACGTATCAAGCGATCAAAGAAAGCGTCGATATTACCGggtgcagcggcagcaaaGAAGGTATCGACGGCGATACCGACCAGTGCCATTGGTGGCCTCAATGATGTGACGATCGTCGGCAAGATCGATATGGCACCACCGGCGGAACAAGCGGCACAGTTAGGTGCCGtggatggcggcggcgatgaggCGATGGACGAGGATGAAACGATGGTTCCCGAACAAGCTGTTATGGTCGCAGTGAATATGAA AGCCAATGGTCCGGAATCTTTGCAACCGCGGGTAAGTAAGGGTCCATTCAAGTTGGACGAGAATGTCATAGCGGAGATAGAGCGTAGCTGGGTTCGGGCGGACGATCTTGGTAAGACCGTCGTCAACCCGATGGACGATTCGTTCATTTACGAAGACCTGAAGTTGATCGCCGTCAATGGAGTAACGTATCCACCGGAAAAGTTCCAGCAGCTGATCACTGGCCACCAGTTGACGTCCGGCTTGGGTGGAACTGGTAGCTCTCCCGTCCATCACATGATTCCCACGAACAATACGATTCGCACGTCGCTGGAAGGTAGCGGAGTGATGGCAAAGGCGAAGACTTCACCTCCTGCTGTGCCTAG CTTAACCGATGCCCTGCCGAAGCTGGACCAGAATTTGGTGTGTATCATCCGGGGCATTGCCAACACTGACATGTATGCGGCGCATGCAGCCATGAACGAACTGTCGGATATAATGCAATCACAGGAAAAACAGGCAGTCCTGCGAGGCTATGAGGAGATGTACATACAGAGTGTCTTGCAGCAGTTCAAG ATCATCCAGCAAAAGCCACTCGCTGAGTCGATAACGATCTATCAACCGCTGTTGCATAgtattttcctatttttcgcCTCGAAATCGCTCGGCAAACACCTTTCCATCGCTTCGATCAAGAACATCATTTCCGTGCTGCTCGGCCTGATGGCGGATAACCGGCTGGCGACGCAGTTCCTGGAACTGGATGCCCAGTTCGTGAAGGTGGTCAACGGTATCTGCCTGAAGATCTTAGACCGTACCAACTTTACCTACATGAACTGTGCGTTGATCCGGTTGCTGAAGGAATCGTGCCAGACGAGTTGTCTCCCGAAGTTCACCGATCTCCAGATGAAGTGTATCTGGcgcaacgtgaaagtgataccGGACCGGTTGGCCGAGCTTGACTATGAGGCCGTCCTGCTGGAGGTGCACGAGTTCATGCTCACGTTACCGCCCGCCTGGTGGGGGACGCGACCCTCGGACATGCCCCTTCGCACGGTCAAAACGATCATTCACAACATGACGAAAATTAAAGGAAACGCGATCCTACAGCACCTGAACACGATCCCCACTCACTCCGAGCTGCACTCGTACGTGTTGCGTATTCTGAAAAACTTCAACAAAGAATCGGGCAATGCGGGAGCGACCACCGGTGGGAGCACggcaagcgaacgaacgagtaCGGCGGGCGcaaccgtgcagcagcaaagcACGTTAATAACCAGTGATAACAATAATCATGGACCGCGCAGCATGTtgagcggtggcggtgatggtgatcaGAAGTACATTGCGACCGACGCGACATCTGCGGAAG GtacccaaaacaaacagaacccGGATTTCTGGATGGACCATTTGAGTCACATGCTG AAAAAATCACCCGTTAGCCAACAGCAACGTGTCGGGATGCCGGGTGCGGCCGGCACACAGTTGTCGTTCGATGGCGCAACGCTGACGGCAAGCGGTGTGCCTGGCGTAGGAGCGGGCGGAGTCTCGGGTTCAAAGCTTACGGACGAAAACCTGAATCTCAATCAGCTAGATGAGAGCAACTTTACCGGCGCACCTATCAGTGGCCCCCTGACGTCTCACCGTCGCGAGCTGTTGCAGCAAAAGTTGGAACAACTGAAGCAACACAAATAG